CATATCACTCAAGTTGAGTTTTTTGCAAATAATTCAAGCCTAGGGGTCGTCTCTCAAGCCCCCTATTCGGTCACTTGGAATGCAACGCGAGTTGGTGAAAATCAACTAAAAGCCGTAGCAACAGACAATGACAATAACACATCAGAATCTTTAGTTAACGTGACGGTCAGTGACCAAGACTTAGTGGTTTCATTAACATCACCCAGTGCAGGCCAAACCGTGGGCTTAGGCAAAAATCTTGCTCTGAGCGCTGACGCAACCTCGCTGACTTCTGGTATCAAACACGTCGACTTTTTAGTCAATGGGACAATCATCGCAACCGATACAACAGCGCCATACTCAGCCAATTGGACACCCGCTGCTATTGGGAGCTTTACAGTTAGTGCTCAAGCAACCGATCTTGCTGATACAACTGCCCTCTCCGATGCTGTTTCATTGACGGTGGTTGAACAAACCGAGAAACGCCATAAACTGATCGGCTACTGGCACAATTTTGTCAATGGTGCTGGCTGCCCTATGCGATTAGCCGATATGTCAGATGCTTGGGATGTCATTGATATCGCCTTTGCAGAAAATGACCGTAATAGTGATGGCACGGTTCACTTTAATCTCTATTCTGGTGATATCTATAGTGATTGCCCAGCATTAGATCCTACGCAATTTAAGCAAGATATGGCCGCACTCCAAGCCAAAGGCAAAAAGTTTGTGTTATCTCTTGGTGGTGCAGAGGGAACCATTACCTTAAATACCGATCAAGATGAGGAAAAATTCATCTCAAGTCTGACCAATATTATTGCAGAATGGGGCTTTGATGGTTTGGATGTCGATCTAGAGAGTGGTTCAAACCTTCTGCACGGTTCTCAGATTCAAGCCCGTCTTGGCCGAGCTTTACTGAAAATTGAGCAAAACATGGGCGGTGATATGTACCTAACAATGGCACCAGAACATCCTTATGTACAAGGTGGTTATGTGGCTTACAGTGGTATTTGGGGCGCCTACATTCCTCTAATTAACGAAACACGCAGCACGCTCGATCTGCTTCACGTTCAACTTTACAACAATGGCGGACTACCCAACCCATATTTGTCTGGCTCAGCACCTGAAGGTTCTGTAGATATGATGGTTGCCCAATCAAAAATGTTAATCGAAGGGTTTGAATTGGCAGATGGCACCATGTTTGAACCATTGCGTGATGACCAAGTAGCGATAGGCTTGCCATCAGGCCCAAGCTCAGCCAACTCAGGCCAAGCTCCTATTCAAAATATTCTCGATGCGCTAGATTGTTTAACCAAAGGTACGTCATGCGGCACGGTGAAACCTGCATTTAACTATCCAAATTATGCCGGGGTTATGACATGGTCCATTAATTGGGATGAGCATGATGGGTTTAATTTTTCACAACCTGTCGGTGATAAGCTCACTCAAATGAATGCCCAAGACTAATACGAACGGTCATTGAAAGAATAATACCTAACTCTTGTAGATAACCGCGAAACAAAAAAAGAGCGCCGAATCATTGGCGCTCTTTCTTAAACTCAGTGATATCACTCTGAATCAAGCGTTTTTAAGTCACTTGGGTAGATGTTTTGAAAATGAAATTAACCGATACAGAACTAGATAGTGAAAACTTGATAGTTTTTCAGTTCTGGTATTTTCTTGTGTAACTCCTGCTCTTGTTCTGCGATACCATCAAGTGAGTCACACAAGCTTTTTGCTTTCTGCTCCATTTCTTTTGAGTGCTCCGATAGCCTTTGCTCTACTTTTGCTTGTAAAGAAGACAAGCTTTTGGACAGCTCCGTTAAATTAAGACCGCCATCTTCTTTCATTTTCACCGATAGCGCTTCAAATGCACTGCCCAAAAACTCACTGCTAAACAACGCTTGAGCCTTCTCTAAATCCTTTGACCAAGATTGCATCATCGAATCGAAACTTTCAGCTGGAAGGATAAAGTCACCGTCTTTAAAATAACGCGCTTCCACATCCGTAAAGAACTTGTTTGCGGCTACTTTAACGTTATCAAAAGCAGCCGGGGAATCGATACTCTGTGCAATGTCGTCAATAATATCATTAGCTAATGCAAGACTTTCATCAGCGAGATGCTTAGCTTGAGGAATATACGAATTGAGCTTTTCACGATAGCTTTTTATCGCTTCTTTCTGGCTTTCATTTAGAGTGATCAATTTACCATCAATGAGCAAATCATCGTTGTTATCCACTCTAACTTTCTCACCATTGCTCTTAGTGATTTCTAACGCTTGACCATCTAAACGGACTTCATTTTTAATATCCACATGGCACTGGGCGGTTAAACCACTTGCACTAAACATCAATAAAGAAAGGGTAAGTAATTTATTCATTCATTTCTCTTTTTTTTAGAGGAGTGGCACATTAAAGCAAGCTCAACAAGACCCACTCCTAAATGATACCGCTACACTGATTTGTGTATACCCAAGGTCGTAAACTCACACCTGGGCACTGCTTTCATTCGCCGCTTATCACTATCATAGAACTATTTAGCAAACCTTAATCAATTCATAGAAATGGACATCGCCTGCGATATTCACTTCAAACTCATCGCTTTCGCGTTTGCCCATCAAAGCACGGCCAAGCGGCGAATGAGGCGTAAGCACAAATACGGTTTTCTCTTCATGCTCAACTTTCAAACCACCCGCACATGGTCCTATAAAAAATACTTTTTCGCAATTCTCTTCATCTTGTAGCTCAACATAAGCTCCAACAGAAACGGCCAAATCAGTAAATGAGCGCACCAATAATGCACGGTACTGGCGAAGTTCTTCTTCATTTTCATGTAAGCGCATTGCTTGTCCATGAGCAAGATAAGCCGCTTCTAGTGCAAGCGTATCGTATTTATGCTCAGGGACTGTCTCTTCATTTGTTGCTGCATCAACAGCACGCTGAGTCGAAGCGTAAGTAACCTGCCGCTTATGCTCAAGGTGTTGAATAATTTTTTGCACTAGCTCGACTTTATTCATACTTTTTAGAAACGCGTTCCGCAGTAAATCTGTGTTAATGTATCAAAGTTTACCATTAAACTAAGGCTGCCTTACAATGCAAAGTAACCTACTCCTTCAGACTCTCCAGTTTACTTTTGGTTTCGATTCACTTAAAAAAGGGCAAGAGTCGGTTATTGAAGCAGTCATGAACGGGCACTCCGCTGCTGCTATTTTCCCTACTGGCTCAGGGAAGTCTCTTTGCTATCAGCTACCTGCTCTCCATCTACCCAATTTAACCTTGGTCATTTCACCACTGCTGGCCTTAATGAAGGATCAATTACAATTCTTACAAAGCCGTGGAATTGCCGCTGCTGCGATTGAAAGTGCGCAAAGTAGAGAAGAAACGCAGCAAATTATGCAAGCGGTGAAAAAAGGACAGATCAAAATTCTGATGATTTCAGTCGAGAGGCTTAAGAATGAACGCTTTCGCCAATTTATCCGCCAAGTTCCCATCTCCTTGATGGTTGTTGATGAGGCACACTGCATATCTGAATGGGGGCATAACTTTCGCCCAGACTACCTTAAATTGCCTCAATATCAGCAAGAGTTAAACATTCCGCAAGCGTTACTGCTCACCGCAACCGCTACACCCGATGTGATCAAGGATATGCAGCAAAAGTTTCATATCGCCAGTGAACATATGACCATAACCGGTTTCTATCGGTCAAATTTAGATATATCTGTCATACAATGTGAAGAAGCTCAAAAGCAAACTCGACTTGGTGAATTGATCACAGGCGAACCCAAGCTTCCTTCGATTGTTTATGTGACACAACAACAAACCGCAGAACAAATTGCCAGTTTCCTGATCCATTTAGGCATCAGTGCTCATGCCTACCATGCAGGAATGAAGCATGAAATACGGGAAAAAATTCAACAACAATTTATGACCAACCAAATTGACTGTATTGTCGCAACCATCGCCTTTGGGATGGGCGTCGATAAAGCCGATATCCGCCGAGTCATTCATTTTGATTTACCCAAATCGATCGAGAACTACGCTCAAGAAATTGGTCGAGCTGGACGCGATGGGCTGCGCTCAGAGTGTATTCTGTTGGGTAACACTGCAGGTTTAACCGTATTAGAAAACTTTGTTTATGGGGATACGCCAGAACCCAGTTCGATCGACTTCGTATTAGAACAAATCAATCAGCACCCTAACCAGTGGGAAGTGATGACACAGCGCTTATCGCGCGACAGTAACATTAGACAATTACCCCTCAAGACATTATTAGTCTACCTTGAACTGGCACAAGTGATACGGGCAAAATACAGCTATTTTGCAGAATATCGCTTTAAGTTCCTTCGTGAAGAGTCATTTATTGTCCATCAATTTGAAGGAGAACGTCGCCACTTTGTTGAATCCATCTTTCATTGTTCAGCCAAAGCAAAGGTTTGGTGCCAAGTTGACATGAATGCTTTGTGGGAACAATTTCAAGCAGAGCGAAGTCGCGTTATTACTGCGTTAGATTATTTTCATCAACGCGGTTGGATCGAACTAGAAAGCAAACAGCTGACCGACGTATACTCGGTTCAACCTGATGTTAAGCCTACTACTGATCTTGGCCAACATCTGATTTCACTGTTTCAGGCCAAAGAAAAGAAAGACATTGGCCGCATCCACGCTATGTTGGCTCTATTCCAATCCTCAACGTGTTTGAGCCATCAACTTGCTCACTATTTTGCTGACCATAATGCACCATCGAAGTGTGGTCATTGCTCCGTATGTCGAGGACAAGTCGCTTCTTTCCCACATCCACAACTTGAACTGCCCTCAACGACCGATTTAGCCGCTTGGATTAATGAGTACACTGAGCTCTCTCCCACGACCATCAGTCATGCTGCCGTAGCACGCTTCCTTTGCGGCATTAGTACCCCCATGATCACGAAGCTCAAGGCGAATAAATTAAAAGGCTACGGGACCATGGCTAACGTCTCTTTCGAACAAGTAATACAACAAGTCGAAATAGCCCGAGCCTAAAAAAAACTGAGTTGTTTTTCCTGCTCTTCGGGTTTAAGCATCACACTTAAACCCAACAGGCGAATTTCTCGGCCCTTTTGTCGTTGCAAAATAGCACTAAGCAGAATTTTAAAATCTTCTAGCTCAAGTTCTGGATGCACATGCTCGATTGTGGTTAATTGAAAATCAGCAAACTTAACCTTGATTCCTTGTTTTATAATGCTCTTGCTCGGACTGACTTTTTCTAAGCGCAGTTTCAGTTCAGGGTACAGTTTGTCTTCAAGCACCTGCCAACATTGGTCATAGGTCTTAATATTTTTGCTAAAAGTACGCTCAACACCGACCGATTTACGTTCGCGTTCAACCTCGACGGCTCGCTCATCAATACCATGGCTGCGCTTCCACAGCGATGCACCTTGACGACCAAACTGACGCAATAGCTCACGATAATCGGCGTTTTTAATGTCTTCACAAAGGTAGAAGCCCGCTTTATGCAGCTTCTCTAAACTGACTTTCCCCACCCCAGGGATTTTCTCTAATGGAAGCTTATCCACGACTTCTTGTACCCTATCCGGAGGGATAACAAACTGTCCATTAGGCTTATTCATATCAGAAGCCACTTTAGCTAAGAACTTAATCGGGGCCACACCAGCTGAAGCTGTCAATCCTAGCTCACGTTGAATATCAGCGCGAATCGATTCCGCAATCAAAGTCGCCGAACCTCGACAAGCCATCGAGTGTGTCACATCCAAATACGCTTCATCCAAAGACAGAGGTTCAATAATGAGCGTATAACGTTCAAAGATCGCTCTGATTTGTTGAGAAACTTGCTTGTAAACTGCCATGCGACCGGGGACAACTTGCAAATTAGGACACAGCTGTCGTGCCCTAGCGGTTGGCATAGCACTGCGTACCCCAAACTTTCGAGCTTCATAGTTACACGTACTGATCACACCCCGTTGTTTTTCATTCCCTCCTACGGCAAGGGGGATGCCACATAGACTCGGATTGTCACGCATTTCAACTGCGGCATAAAAGCAATCCATATCAACATGAATGATTTTTCTGACTTGTTCCTGCACGTCCGACACACAAAATACTGTTCAAAAAAACAGTATATCGCAAGTTTAAGCCTGAGGGTATATCCAAATAGAATCGATCAACCTTAAGGCATGTGAATGCACAAGACCCAATAAAAAATAACGCCACGTTACCGTAGCGTTATTCATATTCAGGTGAGCGGTAACCGTTATTTCTTAGTTAGCTCTATGTTTACTTTATCTTGTTGTTTCTTTTTGCGGCTAAAAATACGTTCCACAATAATAAAGAAGACTGGAATAAAGAAAATACCCAAGAAAGTAGAACTGAGCATGCCTCCCAGTACCGCTGTACCAATCGCATTTTTACCGCCTGAACCAACACCAGTACTGATCGCAAGCGGTACAACACCAAGGCCAAATGCTAACGAAGTCATAATAATCGGACGTAAGCGAACACGTACTGCATGTAATGTCGCTTCAACCAGTCCCGCGCCTTTTTCGTAATATTCTTTGGCAAACTCCACGATCAGAATCGCGTTCTTAGTGGCAAGTCCCACCGTGGTCAATAGACCAACTTGGAAAAAGACATCATTGGCCATATGTAGACCGTTCATTGCCATAACAGCACCAAGAATACCCAGTGGTACGACTAAAATAACCGCAAACGGGACCGACCAGCTTTCGTACAATGCCGCTAATACTAAGAATACAACCAGAATAGATAATGCATAAAGCATTGGCGCTTGGTTACCTGAGAGGCGCTCCTCATAAGATAAACCGTTCCACTCAATACCAAAGCCTGGTGGTAATTTTTTCACCATTTCTTCAATATCCAGCATCGCTTGACCAGTACTATAACCTGGTGCAACACCACCGTTAATATTGACTGCAGGCGTCGCATTGAAACGCTCGAGTCTTGGTGACGCATACTGCCACTGACCGGAAGCAAAGGCCGAGAATGGCACCATTTCACCGTTTTTATTTCGTACATGCCACGTATCAAGATCACTCGGTTTCATTCGATATGGAGCATCACCCTGAATGAAGACTTTTTTCACCCGACCACGGTCAATAAAGTCATTTACGTAGCTACCACCCCATGCCGTGGCAAGAACTTGATTGACCGATTGCATATCGATCCCTAAAGCTCCTACTTTTGCTTGGTCAATATCAATTTGATAAATCGGCGCATCTTCCTGACCATTTGGACGCACGCCAACAAGGTTTGGATTCTGAGCCGCCATCCCTAATAATTGATTTCGTGCGGCAATCAGTTTGTCATGACCTTGGCCACTTCTATCCTGCAAGTAGAAATTAAAGCCACTCGCCGTACCCAGTTCTACTACCGCCGGAGGTGCAAAAGCAAAAGACAAAGCGTTTTTAATCTGCTGGAAATATGCCATAGAACGGCCAACAACAGAGTTAACATCAGTGCCTGGCTCAGTACGCTCAGACCAATCTTTTAAACTAACGAAGGCCAAGCCCATGTTCTGACCACTACCCGCGAAACTAAATCCTGAAACAGTGAAAACGCTATTTACTGACTCTTTCTCATTATTTAGGTAGTAATCGGAAATTTTCCCCATCACCTCTTCCGTTTGCTCTAGTGTCGAGTTGGCTGGCAAAATAGTCATACCAAACAAGATACCCTGGTCTTCTTCAGGCAAAAATGAGGTTGGCATTTTTGTAAACATCCAACCAACGGCAGCAGTGAGTGCGGCAAAAATCAACATCACTCTAACCGAGCGTTTAATCATCGCCGCAACGCCCACTTCATAGCGCTGAGTTAAGCGTTCAAAGCCACGGTTAAACCAACCAAAGAAACCTTTTGATTCGGCATTATGATCGATTGGCTTTAGCATTGTCGCACACAAAGCTGGCGTTAATATCAAAGCAACCAATACCGACAATGCCATGGCCGTCACAATGGTGACTGAGAATTGACGATAGATAACACCTGTTGAGCCAGACATAAATGCCATTGGGACAAATACGGCTGAGAGCGTCAATCCAATCCCCACCAAAGCACTGGTGATCTGATCCATTGATTTGCGAGTCGCTTCGAGGGCACTAAGCCCCTCTTCATGCATGATCCTTTCGACGTTTTCAACCACAACGATAGCATCATCAACAAGCAAACCAATCGCAAGTACCATGGCAAACATCGTTAACGTATTGATAGAGAAGCCTGCAAGAGAAAGGACAGCAAACGTACCAAGAAGAACGACAGGTACTGCAATGGTTGGTATTAGCGTTGCACGGAAATTCTGCAGGAACAGATACATAATACAGAAAACAAGGATCACAGCTTCAAATAGCGTGTGCACAACCCCTTCAATCGACTTTTCAACAAATGGCGTTGTATCGTAAGGGTAAACCGCGGTTAACCCTGCTGGGAAAAAGGGCTTCAACTCATCAATTTTTGCTTTAACCGCTTCCGCTGTATCCAAGGCATTAGCCCCAGAGGCAAGCTTGATCCCTAGACCACTTGATGGTTGACCATTATAAAAGACTTTGGCCGCGTAGTTTTCCGCACCCAGCTCGACTCGAGCGACATCCGCTAACAAAATTGACGCGCCAGAAGCATCGGATTTGACAATAATATCTCTAAACTCTTCAGGCGTTTTCAAACGACTCTGAGCCGATACTGTCGCATTCAATTGCTGACCTGATACCG
This window of the Vibrio azureus genome carries:
- a CDS encoding efflux RND transporter permease subunit, with product MARFFIDRPIFAWVIAIVVMLAGVLSIIKLPVAQYPSIAPPTVVISASYPGANAKTMEDTVTQVIEQRMTGIDHLRYLSSTSDSFGNTQITLTFNAEADADIAQVQVQNKLQSALPLLPMEVQQQGVKVNKASASFLMVVGLYSQDNSMDQNDISDYISSNIADPLSRVPGVGEIQAFGAQYAMRIWLDPHKLTKYNLTTADVIGAIKQQNAQVSAGQLGGSPSVSGQQLNATVSAQSRLKTPEEFRDIIVKSDASGASILLADVARVELGAENYAAKVFYNGQPSSGLGIKLASGANALDTAEAVKAKIDELKPFFPAGLTAVYPYDTTPFVEKSIEGVVHTLFEAVILVFCIMYLFLQNFRATLIPTIAVPVVLLGTFAVLSLAGFSINTLTMFAMVLAIGLLVDDAIVVVENVERIMHEEGLSALEATRKSMDQITSALVGIGLTLSAVFVPMAFMSGSTGVIYRQFSVTIVTAMALSVLVALILTPALCATMLKPIDHNAESKGFFGWFNRGFERLTQRYEVGVAAMIKRSVRVMLIFAALTAAVGWMFTKMPTSFLPEEDQGILFGMTILPANSTLEQTEEVMGKISDYYLNNEKESVNSVFTVSGFSFAGSGQNMGLAFVSLKDWSERTEPGTDVNSVVGRSMAYFQQIKNALSFAFAPPAVVELGTASGFNFYLQDRSGQGHDKLIAARNQLLGMAAQNPNLVGVRPNGQEDAPIYQIDIDQAKVGALGIDMQSVNQVLATAWGGSYVNDFIDRGRVKKVFIQGDAPYRMKPSDLDTWHVRNKNGEMVPFSAFASGQWQYASPRLERFNATPAVNINGGVAPGYSTGQAMLDIEEMVKKLPPGFGIEWNGLSYEERLSGNQAPMLYALSILVVFLVLAALYESWSVPFAVILVVPLGILGAVMAMNGLHMANDVFFQVGLLTTVGLATKNAILIVEFAKEYYEKGAGLVEATLHAVRVRLRPIIMTSLAFGLGVVPLAISTGVGSGGKNAIGTAVLGGMLSSTFLGIFFIPVFFIIVERIFSRKKKQQDKVNIELTKK
- the dinB gene encoding DNA polymerase IV; translation: MQEQVRKIIHVDMDCFYAAVEMRDNPSLCGIPLAVGGNEKQRGVISTCNYEARKFGVRSAMPTARARQLCPNLQVVPGRMAVYKQVSQQIRAIFERYTLIIEPLSLDEAYLDVTHSMACRGSATLIAESIRADIQRELGLTASAGVAPIKFLAKVASDMNKPNGQFVIPPDRVQEVVDKLPLEKIPGVGKVSLEKLHKAGFYLCEDIKNADYRELLRQFGRQGASLWKRSHGIDERAVEVERERKSVGVERTFSKNIKTYDQCWQVLEDKLYPELKLRLEKVSPSKSIIKQGIKVKFADFQLTTIEHVHPELELEDFKILLSAILQRQKGREIRLLGLSVMLKPEEQEKQLSFF
- a CDS encoding YggN family protein, with amino-acid sequence MNKLLTLSLLMFSASGLTAQCHVDIKNEVRLDGQALEITKSNGEKVRVDNNDDLLIDGKLITLNESQKEAIKSYREKLNSYIPQAKHLADESLALANDIIDDIAQSIDSPAAFDNVKVAANKFFTDVEARYFKDGDFILPAESFDSMMQSWSKDLEKAQALFSSEFLGSAFEALSVKMKEDGGLNLTELSKSLSSLQAKVEQRLSEHSKEMEQKAKSLCDSLDGIAEQEQELHKKIPELKNYQVFTI
- a CDS encoding GreA/GreB family elongation factor, which gives rise to MNKVELVQKIIQHLEHKRQVTYASTQRAVDAATNEETVPEHKYDTLALEAAYLAHGQAMRLHENEEELRQYRALLVRSFTDLAVSVGAYVELQDEENCEKVFFIGPCAGGLKVEHEEKTVFVLTPHSPLGRALMGKRESDEFEVNIAGDVHFYELIKVC
- a CDS encoding Ig-like domain-containing protein yields the protein MKLTFLHGAIIAALSASYQVHAYPCDTLPYWDKVETYTSGDKVQIQGNAYEAAHWTKGKNPVEHSEQWGEWKNLGQCDGIGGNLPPSVSFSSPTNNAIVPEGSLITLLVDADDKDGQITQVEFLAAQQSIAVVTKTPFSVDWTAIEGTSQLTAIATDDQGSMTKAHIAIVVQPQTELPPPSISLTSPTGSETPKVGEAILLSAQADDLDGLVTQVEFFVNNQSVAIDTDAPYEFLWTAQAGNNQIKAQATDDSQLSTFSQEVSLVVAEVNSRGCSDAVPYTSGNRYEAGTLVSNLNQKYRCDIAGWCSSDAAWAYEPGVGMHWQDAWTGLGACTTPPEVTMTSPAAGQILLAGTSIELTADAQDADGHITQVEFFANNSSLGVVSQAPYSVTWNATRVGENQLKAVATDNDNNTSESLVNVTVSDQDLVVSLTSPSAGQTVGLGKNLALSADATSLTSGIKHVDFLVNGTIIATDTTAPYSANWTPAAIGSFTVSAQATDLADTTALSDAVSLTVVEQTEKRHKLIGYWHNFVNGAGCPMRLADMSDAWDVIDIAFAENDRNSDGTVHFNLYSGDIYSDCPALDPTQFKQDMAALQAKGKKFVLSLGGAEGTITLNTDQDEEKFISSLTNIIAEWGFDGLDVDLESGSNLLHGSQIQARLGRALLKIEQNMGGDMYLTMAPEHPYVQGGYVAYSGIWGAYIPLINETRSTLDLLHVQLYNNGGLPNPYLSGSAPEGSVDMMVAQSKMLIEGFELADGTMFEPLRDDQVAIGLPSGPSSANSGQAPIQNILDALDCLTKGTSCGTVKPAFNYPNYAGVMTWSINWDEHDGFNFSQPVGDKLTQMNAQD
- a CDS encoding RecQ family ATP-dependent DNA helicase, translating into MQSNLLLQTLQFTFGFDSLKKGQESVIEAVMNGHSAAAIFPTGSGKSLCYQLPALHLPNLTLVISPLLALMKDQLQFLQSRGIAAAAIESAQSREETQQIMQAVKKGQIKILMISVERLKNERFRQFIRQVPISLMVVDEAHCISEWGHNFRPDYLKLPQYQQELNIPQALLLTATATPDVIKDMQQKFHIASEHMTITGFYRSNLDISVIQCEEAQKQTRLGELITGEPKLPSIVYVTQQQTAEQIASFLIHLGISAHAYHAGMKHEIREKIQQQFMTNQIDCIVATIAFGMGVDKADIRRVIHFDLPKSIENYAQEIGRAGRDGLRSECILLGNTAGLTVLENFVYGDTPEPSSIDFVLEQINQHPNQWEVMTQRLSRDSNIRQLPLKTLLVYLELAQVIRAKYSYFAEYRFKFLREESFIVHQFEGERRHFVESIFHCSAKAKVWCQVDMNALWEQFQAERSRVITALDYFHQRGWIELESKQLTDVYSVQPDVKPTTDLGQHLISLFQAKEKKDIGRIHAMLALFQSSTCLSHQLAHYFADHNAPSKCGHCSVCRGQVASFPHPQLELPSTTDLAAWINEYTELSPTTISHAAVARFLCGISTPMITKLKANKLKGYGTMANVSFEQVIQQVEIARA